cagaggtaaaacgcatcgtgtggccggtcaccggctgcggcgatgcgggtaaacaacccggaggctgtttacccgcatcgctgcagccagtgaccgtccagacgatgcgcttagacaacctcccgtgccggcaccccccccccgtggaaagtgctggcaggggaggctgtctgaggacatccgagagtaggatgcaggtcccctgcaccgctgcgggggatctgtatcctaaccccgctgcctgcccggcgcccgggactgcatgtcccgggcgtcgggcactagaccccgaatataggccgcacccccactttaaagtcttaaagtgggggaaaaaagtgcggcctatattcgagccaatacggtaattgttcCCAGCATAAAGActtattttagaaatatactGTCCTGGCAATAACTAGGATTTGACTAACATAGTTGGCCTGCTAAATGACATTCCTTAACAAATAACTACATAATGCCtgtttaatgcatttaattatttccaggatgaaacatttgcatgtggtaacaaaactaaaaacaaaaacggtGGACagatttaatggaaaaaaataaaataaaaaccaaactcTGAGCAAATTAGTTCCACAGTTAGTAATGTCCCAAGGAGATGCAGTGTAGTCATACCTATCACCAGAGATGTATTGAACCTCAGTGTGAGCTCACAAACATAGCCGTCACTTTagtatatttaataaagcatgaTAAACATTACATTGACACTAAAATCAGTATTTCTTAATTGAATTTGCTTTTAATGATCAGTTCACTCAGTAGAAAAGAATGATTGTCCTGTAAATGAGAACTAATGTACCTAATGTTCCAAAAAGCAGGACTCACAAAACCAAATTAGTATTCCAATGGCTTTTATTGTTATTCGAGTAAAAGATGGAGTCCTGTAGAAAGCCAGTGATTTCAACAATTTCCCTGCTGCACCTTGGGGACCAGACTAGAGTCGGGAAAAGTTTTGGTGCCCGTCTTGAGTCCGACGGGTGATATGGCATGTATGGGGCAGAGTTCGACAACTTCACAGCCTGTTGATCACAGTGTGGGTGAAAGCCCTTGTTCAAAGACACCAAATATGTATTACAACGATCATCTGGTAAACGGGTGAAAAAAAATGGGATCGGAGTGTTTGAATCTATGTACATGTAGCACAAAGCAAAGGCAAGACAGATATACAACAAATTACTAAAACCCAGAACTCCATGTCACAAGCAAGGTGTCCTCTCCAGTCACAAAGAGGGTAGGAGAACAGACAGCCCTGAGATAGCACTGAATATAGGAGATCTTTGAGACCCACAGAAAGGGGGTCAGGCGTGCTGTGGCCTTTTGCCAAAGCACTGTTAGAATTAACCATCcaccagaagaagaaaaaatggagAGTTTGCGTAGATGTAATGATGTTGCCTAATTCATTTAACCCCAACTTGCTGTGATGGGCTACCTCAGCCCCTTGTATGCTTCTGCCACTACACTTTAAAGTGCAGCAAATTAAGCATGTGTCAGTCTCTACCCAGACTGTTAGGAGAAACAGCATTGTGTGGCCATGGGGAAAGGCAAAACAATGCAGTGGCTGGGGAGAGGCCGGTAAAGGCCAGGACTCGTTACAAGCCACTGTTTAGGGTAGGAATGCCCCAGCTACCCACAAAATCCAAGTTCTCAGCTAGAGTGTGGTAGAGGGCAGCTTCTTGACTCGTCGCTGTGCAAGGATAGAGGATTTGATGGGCTGCAGCTGTGGGGTTGGCATGGAGCTGTTTAAGGCAGAGTATGTGGCAGCCATAGCACCctggaaaaacaaatgtagagaagaaatattattatactttaaaactgttttttgtGGGAGAAATCATCAAACTCTCTTAATGTACTAGGGCTTTTTTATGCTGTAGGACCAAagcaatttttgtgtttttgccatgtctttcttcaaccatTATTTCCCGCTTTCTCATTTAATGAACCcacgcaaatatatatatataaattattatttttcccctGGGACAAGTACGgcttttttgtgtattatatatattcttatataattttaatttatgttttgttttcaatttttttaggattttatttttttcaacccctaaatatacatatatttagacCTACCTTTCTCTTAGTGTTTTCTGTCTGACTCAGCTCACAATCACAAGGAGATGAcaaggagagaggcagagaacaGAGACAAAGCAGCGCTTACAAGCATCTGACTGTATctgtgcatgtgattggctgtcaTGAAATGGCAGGGGATCTGCTGTAGAGTGACTTCTTGCCATGTgggactgtttttttgtttaccaaTGAAATTCCAGGAATGAAATACATCATTGGTCCTCTGGTATGTCATTGGTAGTAAAGGGGTTGAAGGCCAAGTTAACCATtatctagcaaaaaaaaaaactattcctgAAGTTTTCTTATTTCAGATTATCCACAGTGAGCACAGcatccaaaaacacacaaatacacattaaaCACTTTGCCTACTTCCTTAAAATCTAAAAGACCTCAGAGTCAGGGTGATGCTTTAcaatcatgaaaaaaatgtgttctaaaCCTAATCGGTAGCCCAGAATGACATACTTTAACTAGCTGTACATCCTGCCGGTTGAGCTGGCTCTGAGGTAATGAATCTCTCCTTATAATCCATTCATGCTGCAGAACCTGGCGCGCAGTTAGTCGGCGATGGGGATCCACGTGAAGCATGCGGGACACTAAGTCCTGTACGGGAAGCAAGAGTGTTTCACAGTGAGGACACTATTGTCTTTCAGACATATCTAGATTATATATGTTGTTTAGTCACCTACCTTTGCAGAATCAGAAACCGTGTTCCAGTTACCCCCTCTCAGAGTAAACTTCCCTCCGCCAATACGAGCCAGAATCTCCTCAGGAGTGTCTTCAGGACCATTAGCAAAGGGAGTATATCTAAAAGTAGAATGGGGAAGGATGAagtagttttttgggggggaaaaatagTACTTCAGACTTTTGCTTAGCATTGGCTTTAGCTACAGACACTAGAATTATTATACAATTCGAGattattgtaaaacaaaattCTGTCAGGTAGAAATGGCAGGTTTGCTCTGAACAGAAGAATAATCTTTAAATCTGCTAGAAAGTGTTACACTTAtttcacacacataccaatgtaaacataatatCCTACTTCTTCCCatccatataataataatatcactcACCCAGCCAGCATGGTATACAGAAGAATGCCTAGGCTCCAAATGTCACAGCCCTCATCATATCCTTGTCTCTTCAATACCTACAGCAGCAATATTCAGCAAATTTAGTATAGTTTACATGAGCAGATTAGTCAAAGCTTCTCATTTAAAGGTCCCTGGAGATCATTGTCCACCCCACCACAACTTTAGACATTCATTCCACTAACACTCAATCCCTCCTCTCATTCAGCCATTACCTCTGGGGCCACAAAGTTAGCTGTATAACACGGTGTCATCAGTAATCCATTCTCGGCTCGTAGCTGCTTAGCAAATCCAAAGTCACATATCCTTATAGACTCTGGGTTACCAGACTCATCAACATAGAGGATGTTACTGGGCTTCAGGTCTCTGTGAACTACCTGGAATGACAAGAAAAGCCAAAAAGGGGCgcaaattacatttacttatacAGCATCAGTAGATTCTGTAGTACTGTTACTATTGGGGACTGTGtaatatttaacaaagacaaTAACAGGTAGGGAATTCTTGAGAACaggatacacaaacacacacacccaagatgtgtgtgtttgtgcatcCTAGATGGATGGTGCTGTGTTTgaatagtatatagtatattgaATAGTATATTACCCCTTGGGAGTGCAAATATTCTACAGTCTTGCAGATGGTAAAAAGCACAGCACTGGCCTCCCTCTCAGAGAAGAACTTCTGCCGCAGGATCCTGTCCAGCAGCTCGCCCCCTCTCATGAGCTCTGTCACTAGGTGGACACTGCCCCCTTCTTCATACACCTGTCattgtttcaaataaataaaaactgatgTCAAGTGTTGCTCTTCTCTGCAGGCTTGCACATCTCTTAGgaacaacaaatatattttctgtatcaAGCATAGTGGATGACACAGTCTACCGAGGAGATTTTAtgttttgaaacattttgttgACAGCATACCAAGAGGTTGTGCCTAATCTAGTGTCAACTACAATCACAAAGAAAATTCCTCTTTTGCACATAAACTGGGCACTAGAGAATCTCTATACACAAGGCCTTGATAATGAATATATTGGCTGCATATACTGGGTCTCATGTCCacacatttgtttattataaatatggGGGAAACCAGACACTCACGTCTTTCAGTGTGATAATGTTAGGATGCTGTCCATATCTCCTCAAGATTTCAATCTCCTCCGATGGATCTCTTTTGGTCTTGTCTATGACCTGAAGAATTTGTTAAGGCAAcaaacaataagaaaataagTTACGTAAGATATATCTCGAGTGAACCAGCACATTCAGCAAAACGTGGGCTAGGATATATAGGATAAGCGAGAATAAGTAATGATAGCGGGGAAGAGTCACATGATTAAATGTTTGAGTGAGAACCTTcaataacaaaaaagataagTTACTTGCCATAAAGTTATAGGTTTATGTAgtaacaaaaaaagggaaaaaagtctATGGTAAGACACAAGatagaagaataaaatataatacatgacAGACTGACTGGTATATAAAAGCTGCCCAGTATGCGTCTTCAAACACTGTTTTAAGTTGGGCTGATTTTCAGTTTCCCCCTCCAATTTTAGACccaaaacactaaataaaactGTATGAAGGAACTCAAAATTGCATGGAATAGGTGAAAAGCTGGGCCCATGCATAGAAATTTCATCTCACAATTTCTCACCTTTACAGCATACTCCATGTTGGTCCCTTTGTGAACACAGCGTTTGCAGACAGAGTAAGAACCCACACCAATTGTCTCTAGCACTGTGTACACGTCGTTAAATGAAACACTCTTAGAGCAgacctttgaaataaaaaaaaaaaacttaagtgTGACActaatgttaaagggacagtaaaacATATAGAAGCATACCAGCACTCTGCATACGCAAAGAAGGACACTGATGATGCGGAGTGAGAAAAATCAGTCTTGAGCAACACAAAACCTTTTACAAGAGAGCTGAAAAACGTTCTTGGTAAATAGTGTTCCTGTTCTCAGAGGTCAATTGAAGCATACTATGAACAAGCATAAAAatgtgaggggaaaaaaagcaagacAATGCAAACGTTAGAAAGGCCACATTACCTTTGGTACAGACAGTGTTGCAGGAGTTTGCGCAAGTCGTCTATCTTCCTGTGTTAGCGCAGGGGCCACAAAACTGAATCCACGGAACAGCTGGTGAGCTCCTGCACTGGGCGGTATCCCAGGAGAATCTGAGGGCAGAAAGTCAGGACTGACTGATACTTCTGATGTATAATATGACCTGTGACATTAGTCAATCCTATAAAGAATCCTCATAGATCTTTTCAAACACCAACCTTTTGGTGTCCGTGATGTGAACTCCGTGTCAAAGTAATAAGTGTCATCTGGCTGTGCCACGGCCGGCTTGAAAGGTGGGTTAATCTCTCTGCGGTAGAGTTTCTGAAAAGAACAGGGAGAATGTAAAAAGAGGAGCTAAAGACTTTTAAAGCTACATTTTTCATATTGTGGCCTAAGCCTACATTCAAGTAACCCTGGcattaaaccaaaaaaacatggattCAAGTAGTTTTGGGGTTGCTGTAAATCTCCACCATATTGTAGTACGTGAATCTTGCACTGATTAGTACAgatgcataaagcatatcaatTGTTAAACATATCTTAAAAACTTTTGCTGAACAGATTTGAAAGCAATGTGCAAACCTAACGGAAAAAACCCAAAGAACTCACATTCCAATCAATCGTGGAGAAAAAGGGGTGACGTTTAATTTCCTCTGCACCTTCTACTCCTGAcgctgataaaaaaaacaaagcagcacAGCACAAAATAAGTCAGTCAAGTTGAGATAGATACAGGGCTTATTAAACATCATTTACAGGGTTACACGTGATGAGGTCGCTCACCTAAGCGGTTACTAGGATTCCGCTTAAAGAGGGCGCGTAACAAACCCTGCGCCTCACTGCTGAGAAACTGAGGCATTCCAAGTTTGGCTCTGAAAAAGGGAAGATACACATCAGTAGGCAGAGGGAAAAAAGTAGATGACAGCAAGAGAACCGTTGGAACGCATTGCAGGTCTGCCATAGTTATAACTGAATAGCAGTGTGTGACCTACTTCAATATTAGAGTCATGGTTTCCTTGCGGTCTTTTCCTTGGAATGGCAGGGAGCCAGTAAGCATCTCAAACTGCGAAACACAAGACAAAGATGTGACCAGGGATACCAAGCCATTTTTTTAGGGTTAAGTCTGAATCAATGGGGTCAAAGTCACAACACCAGCAACAGACTATACTGGATGTAATTTGTTGACAGTAGACTCAATGTATTCATTAAATTGACTTTGGAGAATTGAAATGAGACTTCTTTACTCCATGACTCCAAAGTGTATTACAAAATGACCAGTCCCTAGGAACTTCTAATACAAGAAGTTAATTGTATTGACTCTCTAAGCTAAAGTTAACCATTGCCAAAGTAGTAATTTAGACAACCCATTACTCAACCAGATTAAATTGTCTTTTATTCTAATTAACATgatggcaaaaaaacaaaagttaattACCATGAGCACACCATAAGACCACCAATCTGCACTGTGTGTGTGGCCTTGCCGGTTCACAACCTCTGGAGCCATGTATTCCACTGTCCCACAGAACGAATAGGCCTTTTTCTCATGGTCAATCGCCTCCTTACTAAGCCCAAAATCTGTCAAAAGAAACATGAGTGACTAGGTAGGTATAAGGGAAATGCTTCTATATacaaggaagaagagaaaactAGAAAGGAAAGTATTTGCTGAAGAGATGAGGGCCAATCTCAGAGAGTATCTCATGCCGGAAGGCTTGAGCCGGCTGTGcatcaatatataattacatttgttaCCGGATATAAACCTCTCCCTGCGTTAAAGGAATCCATAAGATAGCTGCGTGGtgccctttacatttttgtgttgatttttcaAATGCAAGGGGGGATTTGCATTTTCTCCTCCCTCTGCCATTttgcttgcaggagatgtaATATATACAGACATACCCCGCTAATACAAGTTGgggaaatacacaaaatatattcataaaaagCTGACAGCACTGCCGCCAAAAAATGCCTTAAAAGCAGGGTAAAAGCTGCAGACATGATGGACCATAGAAAAGGAACAGGGTCAAGTCAGTTGAGgtcttaaatataaaaatatatactcagATAAAGAAAAtaggtttttatgtttttttcccttttgaagcatgcatatgaaagtactttataatgcatttttttatggagtgtcagggacattaaactgtccctttaacacattAGTTCACCTTCCAGCAAAACATGTTTTGGTGGCTAAACCCAATTAACTACAGTTAAGATTTTCATTGGTGGGGTTGGAGGTGGGAAATGCATTAAAACCTTCTCTAACTAAACCTGGTTTAGTAACTGTAACCTTGGTATGAGCTTTATTCAAATagtatatgtaaacacacaaagacACACACAAAGCTTTCAGTGTACCCTTTTTTGGGATGAGAATCAGCAGTTAGTAGGAGTACTGGGGTACATTAGGAGAAAACAAATGATATACTAGAGTCAAAAACATACCAGTCAATTTTATATGACcctcttcatccagtaaaatGCTGCAAGAATGGAGACGGACAAATTATTCATGTGGCCCGTATCATTTAAATAAGAGgctattctataaatatattgcatattctaaaaagcttattttttccTCATTTCTGATTTCAAGCTAATTCACTTAATTATATAAAGTCTCCTTCTTAACCCTAAAATTCTTAATTTCCATTATCAGCAGTGGTGATTATCCTACAAGCTCATAATTAAAATGCTTTTTGACATTATACAGTAGCGGGTACACTTGCCAAAATTATAATTAAGATGTGTGAAATGCATTGCACAACATggatacttttattttaatctcaCTAATAAGTACATTGGCTATGTAATGTAGATTCCCCCGTAACTGCCACAATACAAAAAAGTCCATGTGACATACTTCTCTGGTTTCAGATCACGGTAGATGATTCCCAGGCTGTGCAGATGATCAAGACCAAGAGCTAACTCAGCCAAGTAGAACTTAACATCCTCCTCTGTAAACATCACCTGAAATAAGAATTGATCCATTGAGGGAAGATACTGGGCAACA
This sequence is a window from Spea bombifrons isolate aSpeBom1 chromosome 2, aSpeBom1.2.pri, whole genome shotgun sequence. Protein-coding genes within it:
- the RPS6KA1 gene encoding ribosomal protein S6 kinase alpha-1, with the translated sequence MPLAQLVDLWPDVELVPEETENGHAGPEDGGKSISKDEMMVKEISITHLVKEGSEKADPSHFVLLKVLGQGSFGKVFLVRKITPPDDNQLYAMKVLKKATLKVRDRVRTKMERDILADVNHPFVVKLHYAFQTEGKLYLILDFLRGGDLFTRLSKEVMFTEEDVKFYLAELALGLDHLHSLGIIYRDLKPENILLDEEGHIKLTDFGLSKEAIDHEKKAYSFCGTVEYMAPEVVNRQGHTHSADWWSYGVLMFEMLTGSLPFQGKDRKETMTLILKAKLGMPQFLSSEAQGLLRALFKRNPSNRLASGVEGAEEIKRHPFFSTIDWNKLYRREINPPFKPAVAQPDDTYYFDTEFTSRTPKDSPGIPPSAGAHQLFRGFSFVAPALTQEDRRLAQTPATLSVPKVCSKSVSFNDVYTVLETIGVGSYSVCKRCVHKGTNMEYAVKVIDKTKRDPSEEIEILRRYGQHPNIITLKDVYEEGGSVHLVTELMRGGELLDRILRQKFFSEREASAVLFTICKTVEYLHSQGVVHRDLKPSNILYVDESGNPESIRICDFGFAKQLRAENGLLMTPCYTANFVAPEVLKRQGYDEGCDIWSLGILLYTMLAGYTPFANGPEDTPEEILARIGGGKFTLRGGNWNTVSDSAKDLVSRMLHVDPHRRLTARQVLQHEWIIRRDSLPQSQLNRQDVQLVKGAMAATYSALNSSMPTPQLQPIKSSILAQRRVKKLPSTTL